In Bosea vestrisii, the following are encoded in one genomic region:
- the acnA gene encoding aconitate hydratase AcnA, whose translation MASLDSFKCRQTLTVGDKTYEYYSLPLAERNGLTGISKLPFSMKVLLENLLRFEDGRSVYKADIEGFVAWLTDKGTAGKEIGFRPARVLMQDFTGVPAVVDLAAMRDGVVALGGDPAKINPLVPVDLVIDHSVIVDEFGSPKALAQNVELEYERNGERYRFLKWGQGAFDNFRVVPPGTGICHQVNLEYLAQTVWTRKETIDGVEVEVAYPDTVVGTDSHTTMVNGLAVLGWGVGGIEAEAAMLGQPQSMLLPEVIGFKLTGSLKEGITATDLVLTVTQMLRKKGVVGKFVEFFGPGLYNLTLADRATIANMGPEYGATCGFFPVDGETLDYLTTTGRAPERIALVEAYSKAQGLFATIEMADPVFTDTLELDLSTVQPSMAGPKRPEGRVDLGAVAKGFAAAMETDYKKAAEISRRVPVEGQSFDLGHGDVVIAAITSCTNTSNPSVLMAAGLLARNAVARGLKVKPWVKTSLAPGSQVVAEYLAKSGLQTDLDTLGFNLVGFGCTTCIGNSGPLPSPISKAINEQGLIAGAVISGNRNFEGRVSPDVQANYLASPPLVVAYALAGSVQMDLTSEPLGTGSDGKPVYLKDIWPSNKEIQSFIQQNVTRAIFEAKYADVFKGDAHWQAVKTPSSQTYAWEDASTYVQNPPYFQGISKTPSPVTDIVGARVLGLFGDKITTDHISPAGSIKAASPAGHYLSEHGVAVADFNQYGTRRGNHEVMMRGTFANIRIRNHMMGPNGREGGYTIHYPSKEELPIYDAAMRYQAEKVPLVIFAGVEYGNGSSRDWAAKGTNLLGVKAVIAQSFERIHRSNLVGMGVVPFTLQEGTSWASLNLKGDESVTIKGLATVKPRQTLEAEITYADGTVKKVPILCRIDTLDELDYFKNAGILHYVLRGIAA comes from the coding sequence ATGGCTTCGCTCGACTCGTTCAAATGCCGCCAGACGCTGACCGTCGGCGACAAGACCTATGAATATTATTCGCTGCCGCTCGCCGAGCGGAACGGCCTGACCGGCATCTCGAAGCTGCCCTTCTCGATGAAGGTGCTGCTCGAGAACCTGCTTCGCTTCGAGGATGGCCGCTCGGTGTATAAGGCCGACATTGAAGGCTTCGTCGCCTGGCTGACCGACAAGGGCACCGCCGGCAAGGAGATCGGCTTTCGCCCCGCCCGCGTGCTGATGCAGGATTTCACCGGCGTCCCCGCCGTCGTCGATCTCGCCGCGATGCGCGACGGCGTCGTCGCACTCGGCGGCGACCCCGCCAAGATCAACCCGCTCGTCCCGGTCGATCTCGTCATCGACCATTCGGTCATCGTCGACGAATTCGGCTCGCCCAAGGCGCTCGCGCAGAATGTCGAGCTCGAATATGAGCGCAATGGCGAGCGCTATCGCTTCCTGAAATGGGGCCAGGGCGCCTTCGACAATTTCCGCGTCGTTCCGCCCGGCACCGGCATCTGCCACCAGGTCAATCTCGAATACCTCGCCCAGACCGTCTGGACTCGTAAGGAGACCATCGACGGCGTCGAGGTCGAGGTCGCCTACCCCGACACCGTCGTCGGCACCGATTCGCACACCACCATGGTCAATGGCCTGGCCGTCCTCGGCTGGGGCGTCGGCGGCATCGAGGCCGAGGCCGCCATGCTCGGCCAGCCGCAGTCGATGCTGCTGCCCGAGGTGATCGGCTTCAAGCTGACCGGCTCGCTCAAGGAAGGCATCACCGCCACCGACCTCGTGCTGACCGTCACCCAGATGCTGCGCAAGAAGGGCGTCGTCGGCAAGTTCGTCGAGTTCTTCGGCCCCGGCCTCTACAACCTGACGCTCGCCGACCGCGCGACCATCGCCAATATGGGCCCGGAATATGGCGCGACCTGCGGCTTCTTCCCGGTCGATGGCGAGACGCTGGACTATCTCACCACGACCGGCCGTGCGCCCGAGCGCATCGCACTGGTCGAGGCCTATTCGAAGGCGCAAGGGCTGTTCGCCACGATCGAGATGGCCGATCCGGTCTTCACCGACACGCTCGAACTCGACCTTTCGACCGTGCAGCCCTCGATGGCCGGTCCGAAGCGCCCTGAAGGCCGCGTCGATCTCGGCGCCGTCGCCAAGGGCTTCGCCGCGGCGATGGAGACCGACTACAAAAAGGCGGCCGAGATCTCGCGCCGTGTACCCGTGGAGGGCCAGTCCTTCGATCTCGGGCATGGCGATGTCGTCATCGCCGCCATCACCTCCTGCACTAACACCTCCAATCCGTCGGTGCTGATGGCGGCGGGCCTGCTCGCCCGCAACGCGGTCGCCAGGGGCCTCAAGGTCAAGCCCTGGGTCAAGACCTCGCTGGCCCCCGGCTCCCAGGTCGTGGCGGAGTATCTCGCCAAGTCCGGCCTGCAGACCGATCTCGACACGCTCGGCTTCAACCTGGTCGGCTTCGGCTGCACCACCTGCATCGGCAATTCCGGCCCGCTGCCGAGCCCGATCTCGAAGGCGATCAACGAGCAGGGCCTGATCGCCGGCGCCGTCATCTCCGGCAACCGCAATTTCGAGGGCCGTGTCTCCCCCGACGTGCAGGCGAACTATCTGGCATCGCCGCCGCTCGTCGTCGCCTATGCGCTGGCCGGCTCGGTCCAGATGGACCTGACGAGCGAGCCACTCGGCACCGGTTCGGACGGCAAGCCGGTCTATCTCAAGGATATCTGGCCCTCCAACAAGGAGATCCAGAGCTTCATCCAGCAGAACGTCACGCGCGCCATCTTCGAGGCGAAATACGCCGACGTCTTCAAGGGCGACGCGCACTGGCAGGCGGTCAAGACTCCGTCCTCCCAGACCTATGCCTGGGAAGACGCCTCGACCTATGTGCAGAACCCGCCCTATTTCCAGGGCATCAGCAAGACCCCGTCGCCGGTCACCGACATCGTCGGCGCCCGCGTGCTCGGCCTGTTCGGCGACAAGATCACCACCGACCACATCTCGCCGGCCGGCTCGATCAAGGCGGCCTCGCCCGCCGGCCATTATCTCAGCGAGCATGGCGTCGCGGTTGCCGACTTCAACCAATACGGCACGCGCCGCGGCAATCATGAGGTGATGATGCGCGGCACCTTCGCCAATATCCGCATCCGCAACCACATGATGGGGCCGAACGGGCGCGAGGGCGGCTACACCATCCACTATCCCAGCAAGGAAGAGCTGCCAATCTACGACGCGGCGATGCGCTACCAGGCCGAGAAGGTGCCACTGGTGATCTTCGCCGGTGTCGAATACGGCAACGGCTCGTCGCGCGACTGGGCCGCCAAGGGCACCAACCTGCTCGGCGTCAAGGCTGTGATCGCCCAGAGCTTCGAGCGCATCCACCGCTCGAACCTGGTCGGCATGGGCGTCGTACCCTTCACCTTGCAGGAGGGCACCAGCTGGGCCTCGCTCAACCTCAAGGGCGACGAGAGCGTGACGATCAAGGGCCTCGCCACCGTCAAGCCGCGCCAGACGCTCGAAGCCGAGATCACCTATGCCGACGGCACGGTGAAGAAGGTGCCGATCCTCTGCCGCATCGATACGCTGGACGAGCTCGACTACTTCAAGAACGCCGGCATCTTGCATTACGTGCTGCGCGGCATCGCAGCGTAA
- a CDS encoding acyl carrier protein has translation MSATFETVAGIISETCDIPREKITPQSHAIEDLGIDSLAFLDIAFAIDKAFGIKLPLEQWTQEVNEGKAPAEQYFVLENLCKRIDDLVAAKAA, from the coding sequence ATGTCCGCCACGTTCGAGACGGTCGCCGGCATCATTTCGGAGACTTGCGACATTCCTCGCGAGAAGATCACGCCCCAAAGCCACGCGATCGAAGATCTCGGCATCGACTCCCTCGCCTTCCTCGACATCGCCTTCGCGATCGACAAGGCCTTCGGCATCAAGCTGCCGCTCGAGCAGTGGACCCAGGAGGTCAACGAGGGCAAGGCGCCGGCCGAGCAGTATTTCGTGCTCGAGAACCTGTGCAAGCGCATCGACGATCTCGTCGCCGCCAAGGCCGCCTGA
- a CDS encoding 3-hydroxyacyl-ACP dehydratase FabZ family protein gives MRLEYFDMIDKVESFDPANKRILTRSTVPATSPVFDGHFPGHPLVPGVLLTETMAQASGFLLLGLNGLTQMPFLMMVDKARFRTFVEPEAVLDVSAELVHEGSGYAATKAKIAIAGKPICDAELRFRLMPFPADMHVLMQARLKAIGLSPEAA, from the coding sequence ATGCGCCTCGAATATTTCGACATGATCGACAAGGTCGAGAGCTTCGATCCGGCGAACAAGCGGATCCTGACCCGCTCGACCGTTCCGGCGACAAGCCCGGTCTTCGACGGCCACTTCCCCGGCCATCCGCTCGTTCCGGGCGTGTTGCTCACCGAAACCATGGCCCAGGCCTCGGGTTTCCTTCTTCTGGGACTGAACGGCCTGACGCAGATGCCGTTCCTGATGATGGTCGACAAGGCGCGCTTCCGGACCTTCGTCGAACCAGAAGCTGTGCTCGACGTCAGCGCCGAGCTCGTCCATGAGGGCTCCGGTTACGCTGCGACAAAGGCAAAGATTGCGATCGCCGGCAAGCCGATCTGCGATGCCGAGCTGCGCTTCCGCCTGATGCCGTTCCCCGCCGATATGCACGTTCTGATGCAGGCCCGGCTCAAAGCCATCGGCCTCTCCCCGGAGGCAGCCTGA
- a CDS encoding beta-ketoacyl-ACP synthase, with product MARDVVITGIGLASSLGEGVETHAQALATNAAPVIDAQGFAPYPLHPLKPVELDRQIPKKSDQRQMEPWQRLGVYAAGLALDDAALKDDAEAKSELQVIVAAGGGERDHAVDAAVLAGLRNANQPGAFLNERLMSDLRPTLFLAQLSNLLAGNIGIVHGITGASRTLMGEEQAGVDAIRTAQARIAAGQADLILVGGAYNAERRDMLLLFELGGFLRAADFAPVFARTDVPGLITGSAGAFLVLESAERASARGARVHARLSHAGAHRSRRQPGSVAKALDELLAGFGPLAPDSLVISAATGCAGITDEEAAAIAKAVPQARRVAAGDLVGHSVEAAFPVSVALAAAALSTGAAKEAIVTGAAHWRGEGAARLVKA from the coding sequence ATGGCCCGCGACGTCGTCATCACCGGCATCGGTCTCGCCTCCAGCCTTGGCGAGGGCGTCGAGACCCATGCGCAGGCGCTTGCGACGAACGCAGCGCCCGTCATCGATGCACAAGGATTTGCGCCCTACCCGCTGCACCCGCTGAAACCCGTCGAGCTCGACCGGCAGATCCCGAAGAAGTCCGACCAGCGCCAGATGGAGCCCTGGCAGCGCCTCGGCGTCTATGCCGCCGGTCTCGCGCTCGATGATGCCGCCCTCAAGGACGACGCCGAGGCCAAGAGCGAGCTTCAGGTCATCGTCGCCGCCGGCGGCGGCGAGCGCGACCACGCTGTCGACGCCGCCGTACTGGCCGGCCTGCGCAATGCGAACCAGCCGGGTGCTTTCCTCAACGAACGGCTGATGAGCGATCTCAGGCCGACGCTGTTTCTGGCCCAGCTTTCCAACCTGCTCGCCGGCAATATCGGTATCGTCCACGGCATCACCGGCGCCTCGCGCACGCTGATGGGCGAGGAGCAGGCCGGCGTCGACGCCATCCGCACCGCGCAGGCCCGCATCGCGGCCGGCCAGGCCGATCTCATCCTCGTCGGCGGCGCCTACAATGCCGAACGCCGCGACATGCTGCTGCTGTTCGAGCTCGGCGGCTTTCTGCGTGCCGCGGACTTCGCTCCCGTTTTCGCGCGAACCGATGTGCCCGGCCTGATCACCGGCAGCGCTGGCGCCTTCCTCGTGCTCGAATCGGCCGAGCGCGCTTCTGCGCGCGGCGCCAGGGTCCATGCCCGTCTGAGCCATGCCGGCGCCCATCGCAGCCGTCGCCAGCCCGGCTCGGTCGCCAAGGCGCTCGATGAACTGCTCGCCGGCTTCGGCCCGCTCGCGCCCGACTCACTCGTGATATCGGCCGCGACCGGCTGCGCCGGCATCACCGACGAAGAGGCAGCCGCGATCGCCAAGGCCGTCCCCCAGGCACGCCGTGTCGCCGCCGGCGATCTCGTCGGCCATTCCGTCGAAGCCGCCTTCCCGGTCTCGGTCGCGCTCGCTGCGGCAGCGCTTTCGACCGGCGCGGCGAAAGAAGCGATCGTCACCGGCGCGGCGCACTGGCGCGGCGAAGGCGCCGCCCGGTTGGTCAAGGCTTGA
- a CDS encoding beta-ketoacyl-ACP synthase, translating to MGASHRDSQGRPIVAVTGLGIVTSLGQGKDANWEALTAGRSGIHRIERFPTEGLRTTIAATVDFLFDGSFAAPELSEKLATLAADEAVAQSGLGEAGDFPGELFMAVPPVEMEWPQKQELAQAIEGDTDYDALLRIAAGHKHQAMHELFLFGGVAEHIAEKFGTKGSPISLSTACSSGATAIQMGVEAIRRGETEAALCIGTDGSVHAEALIRFSLLSALSTQNDPPEASAKPFSKNRDGFVMGEGAGALVLEDYDHALARGATILGIVAGCGERGDGFHRTRSSPDGKPAILAMQDALADAGLTPDDVDYINAHGTSTPENDKMEAMSCSAVFGERMAKLPISSNKSMLGHTLTAAGAVEAVISLLTIANGRIPPTINYSQPDPAIAIDVVPNQARDAKVRTVLSNSFGFGGQNTCLVLTAGPKAA from the coding sequence ATGGGTGCAAGCCATCGCGACAGCCAGGGCCGGCCGATCGTCGCCGTCACCGGCCTCGGTATCGTCACCTCGCTCGGACAGGGCAAGGACGCCAACTGGGAGGCTCTGACCGCCGGGCGTTCCGGCATTCACCGCATCGAGCGCTTCCCGACCGAGGGCCTGCGCACCACCATCGCCGCGACCGTCGACTTCCTGTTCGATGGGTCGTTCGCCGCTCCGGAGCTCTCCGAGAAGCTTGCCACGCTCGCCGCAGACGAAGCCGTCGCGCAGAGCGGTCTCGGCGAGGCCGGTGATTTTCCCGGCGAGCTCTTCATGGCGGTGCCGCCGGTCGAGATGGAATGGCCCCAGAAGCAGGAACTGGCGCAGGCGATCGAGGGCGATACCGACTACGACGCGCTGCTGCGCATTGCCGCCGGCCACAAGCACCAGGCGATGCACGAGCTCTTCCTGTTCGGCGGCGTCGCCGAGCACATCGCCGAGAAATTCGGCACCAAGGGCTCGCCGATCTCGCTGTCGACCGCCTGCTCGTCCGGCGCGACCGCAATCCAGATGGGTGTCGAGGCGATCAGAAGGGGCGAGACTGAAGCTGCCTTGTGCATCGGCACCGACGGCTCGGTCCATGCCGAGGCGCTGATCCGCTTCTCGCTGCTGTCTGCCCTCTCGACCCAGAACGATCCGCCGGAAGCCTCCGCCAAGCCGTTCTCGAAGAATCGCGACGGCTTCGTCATGGGCGAGGGCGCCGGCGCGCTGGTGCTGGAGGACTACGACCACGCGCTGGCACGCGGCGCGACCATCCTCGGCATCGTCGCAGGCTGCGGCGAGCGTGGCGACGGCTTCCACCGCACCCGCTCGAGCCCGGACGGCAAGCCGGCGATCCTCGCCATGCAGGACGCCCTCGCCGATGCCGGGCTGACCCCTGACGACGTCGATTACATCAACGCCCACGGCACTTCGACGCCGGAGAACGACAAGATGGAGGCGATGAGCTGCTCGGCCGTCTTCGGCGAGCGCATGGCGAAGCTGCCGATCTCGTCGAACAAGTCGATGCTCGGCCATACGCTGACGGCCGCCGGCGCGGTCGAGGCTGTGATCTCGCTGCTGACCATCGCCAATGGCCGCATCCCGCCGACGATCAACTACAGCCAGCCCGACCCGGCGATCGCGATCGACGTCGTCCCCAACCAGGCCCGCGACGCCAAGGTGCGCACCGTGCTGTCGAACTCCTTCGGCTTCGGCGGCCAGAACACCTGCCTCGTCCTGACCGCCGGGCCGAAAGCAGCATGA
- a CDS encoding SDR family NAD(P)-dependent oxidoreductase, translated as MSRVLVTGGAKGVGAAIVRALAAAGHDVDFTYRSSGEQAQALAAEIIATAPGRSVRALPLDLSDKAALDGFCEQCEGETYFGLVHNAGQPYDALAAMLVQDKAEAAMQVNFWAFTRLAKSLMRGMIRAKAGRIVAIGSVAALRGNPGNAAYAASKGALISYAKTLAVETGKRGVTVNVIAPGFVDTDMMAPYAAYREKMEGQIPAGRFAKPEEVAGLAAFLLSPPAAYITGAVLPIDGGITAQMGVHR; from the coding sequence ATGAGCCGGGTTCTCGTCACCGGCGGCGCCAAGGGCGTCGGCGCCGCGATCGTGCGGGCTCTGGCCGCAGCCGGCCATGATGTCGACTTCACCTACCGCTCTTCCGGCGAGCAGGCGCAGGCTCTCGCCGCCGAGATTATCGCCACCGCGCCGGGCCGCAGCGTGCGCGCCTTGCCGCTCGACCTCTCCGACAAGGCGGCGCTCGACGGCTTCTGCGAGCAATGCGAGGGCGAAACCTATTTCGGCCTCGTCCACAATGCCGGCCAGCCCTATGACGCGCTCGCCGCCATGCTGGTGCAGGACAAGGCTGAAGCGGCGATGCAGGTCAACTTCTGGGCCTTCACCCGTCTCGCCAAGAGCCTGATGCGCGGCATGATCCGCGCCAAGGCCGGCCGCATCGTCGCGATCGGTTCGGTCGCGGCGCTGCGCGGCAACCCCGGCAACGCCGCCTACGCCGCCTCCAAGGGCGCGCTGATCTCCTATGCCAAGACGCTCGCGGTCGAGACCGGCAAGCGCGGCGTCACCGTCAACGTGATCGCGCCGGGCTTCGTCGACACCGACATGATGGCGCCCTACGCTGCCTATCGCGAGAAGATGGAAGGCCAGATCCCCGCCGGCCGCTTCGCCAAGCCGGAGGAGGTCGCCGGCCTCGCCGCCTTCCTGCTGAGCCCTCCGGCCGCTTACATCACCGGTGCGGTCCTGCCGATCGACGGTGGAATCACGGCGCAGATGGGCGTGCATCGCTAA
- a CDS encoding CopG family ribbon-helix-helix protein, whose translation MTAAFTIRLDDETLAKLDALAIDTDRSRNWLAAKAIENYIELNAWQIARIREGISQADRGEFATEAELDAIETELQARIDSTR comes from the coding sequence ATGACGGCAGCTTTCACAATCCGCCTCGACGACGAGACCCTCGCCAAGCTCGATGCGTTGGCAATTGACACTGACCGGTCGCGCAACTGGCTCGCCGCCAAGGCGATCGAGAACTATATCGAACTCAATGCTTGGCAGATCGCGCGGATCAGGGAAGGCATCTCCCAAGCCGATCGCGGTGAATTCGCCACGGAGGCAGAGCTCGATGCCATCGAGACGGAACTGCAGGCGCGCATCGATTCGACCAGATGA
- a CDS encoding type II toxin-antitoxin system RelE/ParE family toxin yields MKLVWTARAKADLRAIALYVADFSPTAALALVRRLRSAAAQLVDYPHSGRAGRVEETRELVVAGTSYILPYRVRDGRVEILAVLHASRQWPDQL; encoded by the coding sequence ATGAAGCTCGTCTGGACCGCAAGAGCAAAGGCTGACCTTCGCGCTATCGCTCTCTATGTCGCCGACTTCAGTCCAACGGCAGCGCTCGCCCTCGTCCGCCGACTCCGCTCAGCCGCCGCCCAGTTGGTCGACTACCCGCATAGTGGCCGAGCCGGACGGGTAGAAGAGACGCGTGAACTCGTGGTAGCCGGCACCAGCTACATCCTCCCCTATCGCGTCCGAGATGGACGCGTCGAAATCCTCGCTGTCCTGCACGCCTCGCGGCAATGGCCGGACCAGCTCTGA
- a CDS encoding zinc-binding dehydrogenase, whose translation MLSLQLHGDRDLRLEQIEPPPPPAAGEVQIRVRAVGLNYLDLWGFRGMAFAKRKMPQAAGVEAAGEVVAVGEGVSRFREGDTVTMYGAETCGQCKACREGRDNLCENVSGIMGFHIDGFARELINRPERLVIKAPKGVSFEEAACAPIGFGTVQHMLFDNARLEPGESILVHAGGSGIGTAAIKMAKAIGCTVYTTVGDDEKGAKAKELGADFVVNYKTERFEGEVRRLTKRKGVDVVFEHVGADTWNGSLLCLKRGGRLVTCGATSGPSATINLMQLFQQQYRITGSFGCRMENIAQSLDKMAAGMKPVIDAVFPLAEFEQGLARIEGRKVFGKVIVTL comes from the coding sequence ATGCTCTCTCTCCAGCTCCATGGCGACCGCGATCTCCGCCTCGAACAGATCGAGCCGCCGCCGCCGCCGGCTGCCGGCGAGGTCCAGATCCGCGTGCGCGCCGTCGGGCTGAATTATCTCGACCTCTGGGGCTTCCGCGGCATGGCCTTCGCCAAGCGCAAGATGCCGCAGGCTGCCGGCGTCGAGGCAGCCGGCGAAGTCGTCGCCGTCGGCGAGGGCGTCTCGCGCTTCCGTGAAGGCGACACGGTGACCATGTATGGCGCCGAGACCTGCGGCCAGTGCAAGGCCTGCCGTGAGGGCCGCGACAATCTTTGCGAGAACGTCTCCGGCATCATGGGCTTCCACATCGATGGCTTCGCGCGCGAGCTGATCAACCGGCCCGAGCGCCTGGTGATCAAGGCGCCGAAGGGCGTCTCTTTCGAGGAGGCTGCCTGCGCCCCGATCGGCTTCGGCACGGTTCAGCACATGCTGTTCGACAATGCCAGGCTCGAACCCGGCGAATCGATCCTCGTCCATGCCGGCGGCTCCGGCATCGGCACGGCCGCGATCAAGATGGCCAAGGCGATCGGCTGCACCGTCTACACCACGGTCGGTGATGACGAGAAGGGCGCGAAAGCCAAGGAGCTCGGTGCCGATTTCGTCGTCAACTACAAGACCGAGCGCTTCGAGGGCGAGGTCCGGCGCCTGACCAAGCGCAAGGGCGTCGACGTCGTCTTCGAACATGTCGGCGCCGACACCTGGAACGGCTCGCTGCTCTGCCTGAAGCGCGGCGGCCGCCTCGTCACCTGCGGCGCGACCTCCGGTCCCTCCGCAACGATCAACCTGATGCAGCTCTTCCAGCAACAATACCGGATCACCGGCTCCTTCGGCTGCCGAATGGAGAATATCGCGCAGTCACTGGACAAGATGGCGGCCGGCATGAAGCCGGTGATCGATGCAGTCTTCCCGCTCGCCGAATTCGAGCAGGGCCTCGCCCGAATCGAGGGCCGAAAGGTCTTCGGCAAGGTCATCGTCACGCTCTGA
- a CDS encoding lipid A biosynthesis lauroyl acyltransferase produces MARSGPDVAPADRAGILRQLKQFATRIGAALMIGLIRAVFAFLRALGPEKASDLGGWLLRSVSPLIPVNRVAYANIRAAFPGIAEAEVRRIARGAWENLGRTVAEYAHLKTLFDYDYHNPDPNGRIEVVGIEHFIALKDDERPGLIFSTHLGNWELPAICAATYDLDTTAVFRAPNDPAIAAVVHEIRSGAMGGLAAAKQGAAFAMQGVLENGGHLGMLIDQHFTRGVLVPFLGRPALTNPILGKFARRFECPVHGVRVIRLPNRRFRIELTPPLDLPRDANGEIDVTGAMAMMTAVVEGWVREHPEQWLWMHRRWRPNLIGAEALARFRDQAPQKPVFKAT; encoded by the coding sequence ATGGCGAGGTCCGGTCCGGACGTGGCGCCGGCGGACCGGGCTGGGATTTTGAGGCAGCTGAAGCAATTTGCGACGCGCATCGGCGCTGCGCTGATGATCGGGCTCATCCGCGCGGTCTTCGCCTTCCTGCGTGCGCTCGGGCCGGAAAAGGCCTCTGATCTCGGCGGCTGGCTCTTGCGCAGCGTCAGCCCGCTGATCCCGGTCAACCGCGTCGCCTATGCCAATATCCGCGCCGCCTTCCCAGGGATCGCCGAGGCCGAGGTTCGCCGCATCGCCCGCGGCGCCTGGGAGAATCTCGGCCGCACAGTCGCCGAATACGCCCATCTCAAGACTCTGTTCGACTATGATTACCACAACCCCGATCCGAACGGCCGGATCGAGGTCGTCGGCATCGAGCACTTCATCGCGCTGAAGGACGACGAGAGGCCGGGCCTGATTTTCTCGACCCATCTCGGCAACTGGGAATTGCCGGCCATCTGCGCCGCCACCTACGACCTCGACACCACCGCCGTGTTCCGTGCTCCCAACGATCCGGCGATCGCCGCCGTGGTCCACGAGATCCGCTCCGGCGCCATGGGCGGGCTCGCCGCCGCCAAGCAGGGCGCCGCTTTCGCCATGCAGGGCGTGCTCGAGAATGGCGGCCATCTCGGCATGCTGATCGACCAGCATTTCACCCGCGGCGTGCTCGTGCCCTTCCTGGGGCGTCCGGCGCTGACCAATCCGATCCTCGGCAAGTTCGCTCGCCGCTTCGAGTGCCCGGTGCACGGCGTGCGCGTCATCCGCCTGCCCAACCGGCGCTTCCGCATCGAACTGACGCCGCCGCTCGACCTGCCGCGTGACGCCAATGGCGAGATCGACGTCACCGGCGCCATGGCGATGATGACGGCTGTGGTCGAGGGCTGGGTCCGCGAGCATCCCGAGCAATGGCTCTGGATGCACCGGCGCTGGCGCCCGAACCTGATCGGAGCCGAGGCGCTGGCACGTTTTCGCGATCAGGCGCCGCAGAAGCCTGTTTTCAAGGCAACGTGA
- a CDS encoding DUF1223 domain-containing protein — protein MVRHTRKIAAAALLLLAGLPVHAQQPAARPKAVVELFTSQGCSSCPAADALFVELAKDPRLITLTLPVTYWDYLGWKDTLGQEVFGKRQKLYAKARGDGQIYTPQAVVNGAAHIVGSDKGGIDKLVQEQGKDGFPVKIDLAETDGALRVALGASPYPSEKPAVVWLLQVSRTASVPIERGENSGKTVTYANVVRGISRIGEWNGAAATLSVPLETVRTAKADSYVVLVQGDLYARQSAIIGAARGPAK, from the coding sequence ATGGTCCGCCACACCCGCAAGATCGCTGCCGCCGCCCTTCTCCTGCTCGCAGGATTGCCGGTGCATGCCCAGCAGCCTGCGGCCCGGCCGAAGGCGGTGGTCGAGCTGTTTACCAGCCAGGGCTGCTCGTCCTGCCCGGCCGCGGACGCGCTCTTCGTCGAGCTCGCAAAGGACCCGCGCTTGATCACCCTCACCTTGCCGGTGACCTATTGGGACTATCTCGGCTGGAAGGACACCCTCGGCCAGGAGGTCTTCGGCAAGCGCCAGAAGCTCTATGCCAAGGCGCGCGGCGACGGTCAGATCTACACGCCGCAGGCGGTGGTCAACGGCGCCGCCCATATCGTCGGCTCCGACAAGGGCGGCATCGACAAGCTCGTCCAGGAGCAGGGCAAGGACGGCTTCCCGGTGAAGATCGACCTCGCCGAAACAGACGGCGCGCTACGCGTCGCCTTGGGGGCATCGCCCTATCCGAGCGAGAAGCCGGCGGTGGTCTGGCTGCTACAGGTCAGCCGCACCGCGAGCGTGCCAATCGAGCGCGGCGAGAACAGCGGCAAGACCGTGACCTATGCGAATGTCGTGCGCGGCATCAGCCGCATCGGTGAATGGAATGGCGCAGCTGCGACCCTGAGCGTGCCGCTGGAGACTGTCCGCACAGCGAAAGCCGACAGCTACGTTGTGCTGGTCCAGGGCGACCTCTACGCCCGCCAGAGCGCGATTATAGGCGCCGCGCGCGGTCCGGCGAAGTAA
- a CDS encoding TPM domain-containing protein: MLDSDDRDAIAEAVREAERQTSGEIVVVVDRAAGSYVAVPLVLALALSLFVPWPFLLLTTLSAASIFLTQLIAAALLLATLLWYGRGGRFVPGFVKRRQAHETALREFTARGLTLTRGRTGVLLYIAVQERYAEVVADAGISAKVDGEAWQKIVEPPARCGGAGRSARGADRGGARCRRCARRTCATGGRRCRRAAEQGGDSLEPDPIRLFQPDR; encoded by the coding sequence ATGCTGGATTCCGACGATCGCGACGCCATCGCCGAGGCCGTGCGCGAGGCCGAGCGCCAGACCTCCGGCGAGATCGTCGTCGTCGTCGATCGCGCCGCGGGCAGCTATGTCGCGGTGCCGCTCGTGCTGGCGCTGGCGCTCTCGCTGTTCGTGCCCTGGCCGTTCCTGCTGCTGACGACGCTGAGCGCGGCGAGCATCTTCCTGACCCAATTGATCGCGGCGGCGCTGCTGCTCGCGACCTTGCTATGGTACGGGCGCGGCGGGCGTTTCGTGCCCGGCTTCGTCAAGCGGCGCCAGGCGCATGAGACGGCGCTGCGCGAGTTCACGGCACGCGGGTTGACGCTGACGCGCGGGCGTACCGGCGTTCTGCTCTACATCGCCGTGCAGGAGCGCTATGCCGAGGTGGTGGCGGATGCTGGAATCTCGGCCAAGGTCGATGGCGAGGCCTGGCAGAAGATCGTCGAACCCCCTGCTCGCTGCGGCGGCGCAGGGCGCTCTGCGCGAGGGGCTGATCGCGGCGGTGCGCGATGTCGGCGCTGTGCTCGCCGCACATGCGCCACCGGCGGCCGACGATGTCGACGAGCTGCCGAACAAGGTGGTGATTCTCTAGAGCCGGATCCGATCAGGTTGTTTCAACCTGATCGGTGA